A region from the Cannabis sativa cultivar Pink pepper isolate KNU-18-1 chromosome 9, ASM2916894v1, whole genome shotgun sequence genome encodes:
- the LOC115723250 gene encoding uncharacterized protein LOC115723250, with amino-acid sequence MKKIIALGFEGSANKIGVGVVTLDGTILSNPRHTYITPPGHGFLPRETAQHHLQHVLPLIKAALKTAEITPDDIDCLCYTKGPGMGAPLQVSAIVVRVLSQLWKKPIVAVNHCVAHIEMGRIVTGADDPVVLYVSGGNTQVIAYSEGRYRIFGETIDIAVGNCLDRFARVLTLSNDPSPGYNIEQLAKKGEQFIDLPYVVKGMDVSFSGILSFIEATAEEKLKNNECTPADLCYSLQETLFAMLVEITERAMAHCDTKDVLIVGGVGCNERLQEMMRIMCSERGGKLFATDDRYCIDNGAMIAYTGLLAYAHGASTPLEESTFTQRFRTDEVEAIWRIKEESSKVNGVEDASG; translated from the exons atgaagaaaataatAGCCCTTGGTTTTGAGGGTTCCGCCAACAAGATTGGTGTTGGAGTTGTAACCTTAGATGGAACCATTCTATCAAATCCTCGCCACACTTACATTACCCCACCTGGCCACGGATTCCTTCCTCGAGAGACTGCCCAACATCATCTCCAGCATGTTCTTCCGCTTATCAAGGCTGCTTTGAAAACTGCTGAAATAACCCCAGATGACATTGATTGTCTCTGCTATACCAAGGGTCCTGGCATGGGAGCACCACTGCAAGTTTCTGCAATTGTTGTTCGGGTTCTTTCACAATTGTGGAAGAAGCCCATTGTTGCTGTTAATCACTGTGTTGCTCATATTGAGATGGGAAGGATTGTGACTGGGGCAGATGATCCTGTAGTCTTATATGTTAGTGGTGGGAATACACAAGTAATTGCATATAGTGAAGGTCGGTATCGAATCTTTGGAGAGACTATTGATATTGCTGTTGGGAATTGCTTGGATCGCTTTGCTAGGGTTTTAACTCTCTCTAATGATCCAAGTCCTGGATACAACATTGAGCAG CTTGCAAAGAAAGGAGAACAATTTATAGACCTTCCCTATGTTGTCAAAGGAATGGATGTTTCTTTTAGTGGGATTTTAAGCTTTATTGAAGCAACTGCTGAGGAGAAACTGAAAAACAACGAGTGCACCCCTGCAGATTTGTGCTACTCTTTGCAG GAAACACTATTTGCAATGCTCGTGGAGATCACTGAGCGGGCAATGGCTCACTGTGACACAAAAGATGTTCTTATTGTTGGCGGTGTAGGCTGCAATGAAAGATTGCAGGAAATGATGAGAATAATGTGCTCAGAGCGCGGTGGAAAGTTGTTTGCTACTGATGATAGGTATTGCATTGATAATGGAGCAATGATTGCTTACACTGGTCTTCTGGCTTATGCTCATGGCGCATCAACCCCACTGGAGGAATCAACATTTACTCAGCGATTTAGGACTGATGAAGTGGAAGCAATCTGGAGAATAAAAGAGGAATCTTCAAAGGTGAATGGGGTTGAAGATGCGAGTGGCTAG